TCCTGCAGAGCAGCCTGGAGAGTTCTTTCATCAGCGGTAGTATTCCCATTATAACCACACATCATCCTGACCACCACACTACCTCTCTGGAAGCCCACCACTGTCATGTCAAAGGATGAATCTGACAGAACACACCGCATTCTGGGGACAACCTGGAAACATTTTGTATAGTAAAGTAGACGTCTATTTATAAAAGTACTCATGGAAAAGAAACCATAGTGTTTTAAGATGACATTTGTAAGACATCACAATAATTACAAATTAGGGAGTGTATGTGCATACAGTTTTTATGATCTTTGTAGAGGCATATGCCCAAGCATCGCTCCCTGGGTCGTGCAGAGAGGAGTTGAAGGTCCAAGAGTTGAATTCTGCTGTTAATTTGAAAACGTTCCTCACTGtaggagggaagcagagagagttGTTATAATAAGCTGTAGGTCAGTCAGAGGCACAAATAGGCCTCAGTATTACAGATTCATCTTTCTCTGAAGACAGTATGTGATATCTGAAGAATTGGTATGATTTCAGAACTTACATGAGCAGAGAAACTTGGATGGAAGACATAGATTTTGGGATGAGCAAATGTCATTTTCTTGATCAAAACAGTCGACAGGATCTATAGTGGGCACATTTTGATGGAATGAAGATGTAATGCAACGCATGTGTAAGATACACAAGTAAGGATTGATACAGATACAATTGAGGCAGAGGACATTAGTGTACCTTTGCATAGCTTCCCAGGATTAACAGGATTCTGATCTATCAAACCAGGATAGCAGCTACATTCATGGCTGCCTCCAGGACCAACCACACACTGAGCACATGATGAACACAAGCCTTTACATGGATCTGCACCTGGAGAGATATTTCCTACAAAACAGTGAGTGCTATAGTGGTAAATACTGCTTAAATGGATGTACTTAATAGTGTATTACAGGGTAATAACATACGTTCTTCCACTGGTAGTTACTCTTGTATAAGGTACTTATTTCATGTAAAGTGTGGCCCACATTTCAAGCAACAAAGTTTTCTTACTCTTGCAGTCAGTACCCGGTATGGTTGGGTTTTCGTCGTAGAATCCTGCCTTACATTCACATGAATGTGAGGGTCCCTCTCTGACACAGCTGGCATTTTTTGAGCATGTGTAATCGCCTCGTTGGCAGACATCTGCCTCTGTAATATAGTAAAAATGAAGTCACTAAAGGCCACTAAATACACACGGTGATATGATAACGTCCTTAAATTTAGTTAGTCCttgaatatttatttaaaaaaataatttgattgatTCACGAGCACAGAAAAGATCATTGTATGTAGTCATTGGAATTCAAAAACCTTTGACTGAGGTGAAATTCAGATCTACTCCGAGTGCAGATAATTTCAGCGCATTAATGACACTGTTCTGCACGTCAGAGGTTGACAGTTTAACCTCCAGAGCAATGACCAGATCAAAGTCAACGATCACACTTCCTCTGTGAACACCTGTCACAACCACCACCATTTCTTTAGCCCTGGTAAGGTCCTGGTATGCTTTTGGGAGATTGTTTTCAACCTTTAAAGAAATATGTAAGTTTAAATCATACAAGGTTGTATTATATTACCTAAATTAGAAAGCAATTATAAAAAATGCTTAATGAATATTTACCTGCATGGTAAAATTGGCCACAAAGTCTTTGTAAAGTTTGCTGGATTGATTTGAATAATCAGACAAAAACTCTCTGCCTGGAATTCGAGTGGAAGATTCATAGACCTTTCCAGCTTTTGGAGAGAAAAGATAAAGATGTAACAAAACAAATGTGATGTTTGCACAAAATGTCCTATTGCACTAATTTGATCTATAATTGTTTTAAAAGCAAAAGTATGCTCTTAGTGAATTCAAGGAGATTACTTGAACAAGAGTTGACATACCAGTGATTATGTCTCTTGAAATGTTTTTCTTGATGTAGCAGGATATGTACTCAATAATCAGAGTGTATATGGTTCCAGGAGTAAGGTCTGAGAAAACAGCTTTGGTGGCCGAGGTCTCAATCTGAGTTGTGTTGGAATTAGATGCCAGCTTCACCTTGTACTGTATCTGCTGGTCCAGGGTAATACCAGTCCAACTCACACTGATTAACTTACTGGTGACATCCTCCAGCCTGATGACATTCAACAGAGCATCTGACACTGAAAATAAATGACAATAAAAATCAAATAAAGCAGTGTATGTACAGCAATATATTCACACATTTCAATAGTCTTTGGTATCAATTTGAAAGTTTAAAAAAACTTTACATCTTTACAATCATATCATCTTATGATGGTTTTTGAGAATAAGTGAAAATAATCTTACTGCATTCTGCAACAGTGGTTTTGATTGTTGTCACCAAAGTAGTGTCTCTGGATGTTAGTCCTAGTGAAGGGGTGGACGGTGTAGATACTGCTACAACTGCTGAGGTATCTGTACCTGTTAACACTGTAGTAGTACCACTTGTTGATGACATTATTAGTCTTAGAGTGGTGACCTCACTTGTGGCTGTTGATGGAGAAGTGGGAGTTGTGggatcacttgaagtgactgttgatgtaatGTAATTTGAAGAGGGTGTTGATATCAAGAGAGTAGTGTCAACACTTGAGTTCTCTGTCGATGTAGTTGAGGGAGAGATGATATCACTTGAAGTGAAAGgtaatgttgagggagaggtggcgtcacttgaagtgactgtatATTGCAAGGGAGAGGTGGTATAACTTGAAGTGACAATAGATGTAGTTGAGGGAGTGGTGGTATCATTTGAAGTGACTGTTGAGGGAGTGGTGACCACACTTGAAGAGACTGTTGAGGGAATGGTTGCATCGCTTGAAGTTACCTCTGATGTTGATGTAGTAGTTGTGGCATCACTTGTCAGTGTATTTGACGGAATGGTTGCCACAGTTGAAGTAACTGTCAATGTAGTTGAGGGAATGGTGACCACAGTTGAAGTTACTGTGGAGGGAATAGTGTCAACACTTGAACTGGCTGTCTCTGCAGTGGAGGCATCAcctgaagtgactgttgatgtagtGGTGGCATTACTTGAAGTGAAAGTTGATATAGTGGTGGCATTACTTGATGTGACATACGATGTAGAAGAAGAGGTGCCATCACTTGAAATAAACATTGATGTAGTTGAAGGAGAGGTGTTATGATTTGAAGAGACTATCGATGCAGTGGTAGCAAcccttgaagtgactgttgatgttgagttagAGGTGGCATCACTAGCTGTGACTGTCAATGTAGTTGAGGGAGAGGTCGCATCACTTGAAGTGATTGTTGATGTCGAGGGAGAGGTAGCATAACTtaaagtgactgttgatgtagcGGTAGCATCatttgaagtgactgttgatgtagtGGTAGCATCACTTAAAGTGACTGTCGATGTAGCGGTAGCATCatttgaagtgactgttgatgtagtGGTGGAATTACTTGAggtgactgttgatgtcgagggagaggtggcatcacttgaagtaaCTGTTAGTGTCGAGTgagtggtggcatcacttgaagggactgtcgatgtagtggtagcatcacttgaagtgactgttgatgtcgagGGAGAGGTGGCATCACTAGCagtgactgttgatgtcgagGGAGAGGTGGCATTTCTTGAAGTGACTGTTAACGTTGAGGTaatggtggcatcacttgaagggACTGTCAATGTAGTGgtagcatcacttgaagtgactgttgatgttgtggaggcatcacttgaagtgactgttgatgtagtggtggcatcacttgaagtgactgttgaagtCAAGGGAGAGGTGGTATCACTTGAAGATACTGTCGATGTAGTGGTAGTATCACTTGAACTGCCTGTTGCTGGAGTGGTAGTATCACTTGTACTGACTGTTGATGTTGACTTAGAGATGGCATTACTTGGCGTGACTGTTGATGTAGTTGAGGGAGATGTTGCATATCTTGAATtgactgttgatgttgagggagtgGTGGGATCACTTGAAGAGACTGTCAATGTAGTGgtagcatcacttgaagtgactgttgatgtattggtggcatcacttgaagtgactgttgatgttgagggagaggtggcATTTCTTGAAGTGACTGTTAATGTCGAGGTAGTGGTGGGATCACTTGAAGGGACTGTCGATGTAGTGGTAGCATAACTTGAACTGACTGTTGCTGTAGTGGAAGTATCACTTGAAATGACTGTTGATGTCGAGGGAGAGGTGGCATTACATGGCGTGACTGTAGATGTAGTTGAGGGAGAGGATGCATCACTTaaagtgactgttgatgttgagggagtggtggcatcacttgaagtgactgttaaTGCCGAGGTAGTGGTGGGATCAATTGAAGGGACTGTCGATGTAGTGGTGggatcacttgaagtgactgttaaAGTCGAAGGAGTGGAGGCATCACTTGAAGAGACTGTCGATGTAGTGGTAGCATCACTTGATGTGACTGTCAATGTAGTGgtagcatcacttgaagtgactgttgatgtattggtggcatcacttgaagtgactgttgatgtcgagGGAGAGGTGGCATTTCTTGAAGTGACTGTTAATGTCGAGGAAGTGGTGGGATCACTTGAAGGGACTGTCGATGTAGTGGTAGCATaccttgaagtgactgttgatgtagtggttgcatcacttgaagtgactgttgaagtCGAAggagtggtggcatcacttgaagtgactgttgatgtcgagGGAGACGTGGCATTACTTGAAGTGACTTTTAATGTCGAGggagtggtggcatcacttgaagtgactgttgatgtccAGGTAAAGGTGGCATCACTTGAACTGACTGTTGATGTCAAAGGagaggtggcatcacttgaagtgaatGTTAATGTCGAGGGagaggtggcatcacttgaagatACTGACGATGTAGTGGTAgaatcacttgaagtgactgttgatgtagtGGTGgtatcacttgaagtgactgttgaagtCGAAGGAGTGGAGGCATCACTTGAAGAGACTGTCGATGTAGTGgtagcatcacttgaagtgactgttgatgtagtTGAGGAAGTGGTGGCAtgacttgaagtgactgttgatgtagttgaggaagtggtagcatcacttgaagtgactgttgatgtagtTGAGGAAGTGGTGGCATCACTTGGCGTGACGTTTGATGTCGAGGGAGACGTGGCATCTCTTGAAGTGACTGTTAATGTCGAGGGAGTGGTGGTATCACTTGTAGAGACTGTCGATGTATTGGTAGTATCACTTGAACTGACTGTTGCTGTAGTGGTAgtatcacttgaagtgactgttgatgtcgagGGAGACGTGGCAttacttgaagtgactgttaaTGTCGAGGGAGTGGTGGTATCACTTGAAGGGACTGTCGATGTAGTGGTAGCATTACTTGAGGTGACTGTTGATgtagtggtggcatcacttgaagggACTGTTGAAGTCGAGTGAGAGTTGGTATCATTTGAAGATACTGTCGATgtagtggtggcatcacttgaagtgactgttaaAGTCGAGggagtggtggcatcacttgaagagaCTGTTGATGTAGTGgtagcatcacttgaagtgactttTGATGTAGTTGAGGAAGCGGTGGCATCACTTGGCGTGACGTTTGATGTCGAGGGAGACGTGGCATctcttgaagtgactgttgatgtcgagTGAGTGGTGGCTTCACTTGAAGAGACTGTCGATGTAGTGGTGGCACTACTTGAAGTGCCTGTtgatgtagaggg
This genomic interval from Oncorhynchus clarkii lewisi isolate Uvic-CL-2024 chromosome 27, UVic_Ocla_1.0, whole genome shotgun sequence contains the following:
- the LOC139386287 gene encoding uncharacterized protein; the encoded protein is MSSTSGTTTVLTGTDTSAVVAVSTPSTPSLGLTSRDTTLVTTIKTTVAECNALLNVIRLEDVTSKLISVSWTGITLDQQIQYKVKLASNSNTTQIETSATKAVFSDLTPGTIYTLIIEYISCYIKKNISRDIITAGKVYESSTRIPGREFLSDYSNQSSKLYKDFVANFTMQVENNLPKAYQDLTRAKEMVVVVTGVHRGSVIVDFDLVIALEVKLSTSDVQNSVINALKLSALGVDLNFTSVKEADVCQRGDYTCSKNASCVREGPSHSCECKAGFYDENPTIPGTDCKRNISPGADPCKGLCSSCAQCVVGPGGSHECSCYPGLIDQNPVNPGKLCKDPVDCFDQENDICSSQNLCLPSKFLCSLRNVFKLTAEFNSWTFNSSLHDPGSDAWAYASTKIIKTVVPRMRCVLSDSSFDMTVVGFQRGSVVVRMMCGYNGNTTADERTLQAALQDTIRKHLDNSAIATLKRVPQISMAPGAGWKVATIVLGVLLGFTLTVVVVVLIITIARRAASKLTSYNIEQTKHNRQVVSDDYLEGRYSYQV